The Gaiellales bacterium genome has a segment encoding these proteins:
- a CDS encoding tRNA dimethylallyltransferase — YAGEGAAAAHARLVAADPAAAVAVHPNDRRRVVRALELHAAGSSLAPDRDSLWSDDVRHPTTVIGLDVPAAAVSERIERRTRAMFTGGVVEEVRAARAAGPFSLTAERIHGLQDVTDLLEGRIDRAEAERRLVVRTRRYAKRQRTWMRRSPGLRLVNAAREPTAVVAEIEAAL, encoded by the coding sequence TCTACGCCGGCGAGGGCGCCGCGGCGGCCCACGCCCGCCTGGTCGCCGCCGACCCGGCCGCGGCCGTCGCCGTGCATCCGAACGACCGCCGCCGGGTCGTGCGCGCGCTCGAGCTGCATGCGGCCGGATCGAGCCTTGCCCCCGACCGCGACAGCCTGTGGAGCGACGACGTCCGTCATCCGACGACGGTGATCGGGCTCGACGTGCCCGCTGCGGCCGTCTCGGAGCGGATCGAGCGCCGCACCCGGGCGATGTTCACCGGCGGCGTCGTGGAGGAGGTGCGCGCCGCCCGCGCGGCCGGCCCGTTCTCGCTCACCGCCGAGCGGATCCACGGCCTGCAGGACGTGACCGACCTCCTGGAGGGCCGGATCGACCGGGCCGAGGCCGAGCGGCGCCTGGTCGTGCGCACACGCCGCTACGCGAAGCGCCAGCGCACCTGGATGCGGCGGTCGCCGGGCCTGCGGCTGGTGAACGCCGCTCGCGAGCCCACCGCCGTGGTAGCCGAGATCGAGGCCGCGCTCTAG
- a CDS encoding acetate uptake transporter — MSTVRHENVRTEPRNGDAGALRSWDGIPARIFLQPVAAPSVLGLFGFGAATFMVAANLAGWYGSTTTSPLFLFPFAAILGGVAQFTAGIWAYRARDALATAMHGTWGSFWIAYGIFWFLVANHTITPPTGSTFVPLGYWFIVLAAITLSGTLASLTESLSLFSVLGTLTAGSVLLAISYLIGSSTLLTWGGWVLVVSAILAWYTATAMMLAATSGRTVLPLFKWSKSANKPGAAPLVPVQYAEGEPGVKMGQ; from the coding sequence ATGAGCACCGTCCGGCACGAAAACGTGCGGACCGAGCCCCGGAACGGCGACGCGGGCGCACTCAGGTCATGGGACGGGATCCCGGCGAGGATCTTCCTCCAGCCCGTCGCGGCCCCGAGTGTCCTGGGCCTCTTCGGCTTCGGCGCAGCGACCTTCATGGTCGCGGCGAACCTGGCCGGCTGGTACGGGAGCACCACCACGTCGCCGCTCTTCCTGTTCCCATTCGCCGCCATCCTCGGCGGCGTTGCCCAGTTCACCGCTGGGATATGGGCGTACCGGGCACGTGACGCGCTCGCGACTGCGATGCACGGCACGTGGGGGTCGTTCTGGATCGCGTACGGGATCTTCTGGTTCCTCGTCGCGAACCACACGATCACGCCGCCGACGGGGAGCACCTTCGTGCCCCTCGGGTACTGGTTCATCGTCCTGGCGGCGATCACGCTCAGCGGGACGCTCGCCTCGCTGACCGAGAGCCTCTCGTTGTTCTCGGTTCTCGGCACCCTGACAGCAGGGTCGGTACTCCTCGCGATCAGCTATCTGATCGGGTCGAGCACCCTCCTGACGTGGGGCGGCTGGGTCCTCGTCGTCTCCGCCATCCTGGCCTGGTACACCGCCACGGCCATGATGCTCGCGGCGACGTCCGGACGCACCGTGCTGCCGCTGTTCAAGTGGTCGAAGTCGGCCAACAAGCCCGGCGCCGCACCGCTCGTCCCCGTGCAGTACGCGGAGGGTGAGCCCGGCGTGAAGATGGGCCAGTAG
- the dapF gene encoding diaminopimelate epimerase, which translates to MRFEKWQAAGNAYLVIERGDLPAPLTPPRVKRICHADLGAGSDGILVLDPVGPGHVRVQILNPDGSDAEFSGNGSRIAVGYMADRDGRTEVTLETPKGTVAGTVDGGSVTVDAGSAALEGPDHRPDGGEPPAPIYQFVTLGNPHCVIESEGVDGLDLAVVGAPIETHGWFPNRTNVEFYKPLGGHDIRMRVWERGAGETLSSGSGSSAAAVAAVVAKRAESPVTVHTDGGELVVAVDENLHVRLTGPVQRVHRGEFSPAFTAALEEL; encoded by the coding sequence ATGCGGTTCGAGAAGTGGCAGGCGGCCGGGAACGCGTACCTGGTGATCGAGCGCGGCGACCTCCCGGCGCCGCTGACGCCGCCGCGCGTGAAACGCATCTGTCACGCCGACCTGGGGGCGGGCAGCGACGGCATCCTCGTGCTCGACCCGGTCGGGCCGGGGCACGTGCGCGTCCAGATCCTGAACCCGGACGGGAGCGACGCCGAGTTCTCCGGGAACGGCAGCCGCATCGCCGTCGGCTACATGGCCGACCGGGACGGGCGCACCGAGGTCACGCTCGAGACGCCGAAGGGCACCGTCGCCGGAACGGTCGACGGCGGGAGCGTCACGGTCGACGCCGGCTCGGCAGCCCTGGAGGGGCCGGATCATCGCCCGGACGGGGGCGAGCCGCCGGCGCCGATCTACCAGTTCGTGACCCTCGGGAACCCGCACTGCGTGATCGAGAGCGAGGGCGTTGACGGGCTCGACCTGGCCGTCGTCGGCGCGCCGATCGAGACCCACGGCTGGTTCCCGAACCGCACGAACGTCGAGTTCTACAAGCCGCTCGGCGGCCACGACATCCGCATGCGCGTCTGGGAGCGCGGGGCGGGGGAGACCCTCTCGTCCGGCTCCGGGTCGAGCGCCGCCGCCGTCGCCGCGGTCGTTGCCAAGCGGGCCGAGAGCCCGGTCACGGTCCACACCGACGGCGGCGAGCTGGTCGTGGCCGTCGACGAGAACCTGCACGTGCGCCTGACCGGCCCGGTACAGCGCGTCCACCGGGGCGAGTTCTCGCCCGCCTTCACCGCCGCCCTGGAGGAGCTCTAG
- a CDS encoding LL-diaminopimelate aminotransferase, giving the protein MRPAARVQSLPPYLFAELERKIEERRKAGIEVISLGIGDPDVPTPDAVVAEAKRQVARPENHRYPSNRGLAEFREAVATFYARRFGVELDPDTEVLPLLGGKEGVAHVCFAMLDPGDVCLAADPGYPVYTSGTLLAGAEPVLMPLTAAHGFQPDLDAIPADARRRANLLFCNYPNNPTGAVVDVGFFERLAAFGLENDIPIVHDSAYSEITFDGYTAPSFLEAPGAREAGVEMFSLSKAYNMTGWRVGAAVGNAELLAALLKLKTNIDSGVFDAVQLTAAAALLGPQDHIREMCEIYRRRRDLVIGALASVGIDVPPPKGTMYVWVPVPAGHTSVSFAELVLDQAAVVVSPGSSYGPNGEGYVRLSLTIADDDLREAVARIETHLRVAA; this is encoded by the coding sequence ATGCGCCCAGCCGCCCGCGTGCAGTCGCTGCCGCCGTACCTCTTCGCCGAGCTCGAGCGCAAGATCGAGGAGCGCCGCAAGGCCGGCATCGAGGTCATCTCGCTCGGGATCGGCGATCCGGACGTGCCCACGCCAGATGCCGTTGTCGCCGAGGCAAAGCGCCAAGTGGCGCGGCCCGAGAACCACCGCTACCCGTCCAACCGGGGGCTGGCCGAGTTCCGCGAGGCGGTGGCGACCTTCTACGCGCGCCGGTTCGGGGTGGAGCTCGACCCGGACACCGAGGTGCTGCCGCTCCTCGGCGGCAAGGAGGGCGTCGCCCACGTCTGCTTCGCCATGCTCGACCCCGGCGACGTCTGCCTGGCGGCCGACCCGGGCTACCCGGTGTACACGTCGGGGACGCTGCTCGCGGGCGCCGAGCCGGTGCTGATGCCGCTGACCGCGGCGCACGGCTTCCAGCCCGACCTCGACGCCATCCCGGCCGACGCGCGCCGGCGGGCCAACCTGCTCTTCTGCAACTACCCCAACAACCCCACCGGTGCGGTGGTGGACGTCGGGTTCTTCGAGCGCCTGGCGGCGTTCGGCCTCGAGAACGACATCCCGATCGTGCACGACAGCGCCTACTCCGAGATCACGTTCGACGGCTACACAGCCCCGAGCTTCCTCGAGGCCCCTGGTGCACGCGAGGCGGGCGTCGAGATGTTCTCGCTCTCGAAGGCCTACAACATGACCGGCTGGCGGGTCGGGGCGGCCGTCGGCAACGCCGAGCTGCTGGCGGCGCTGCTGAAGCTGAAGACGAACATCGACTCGGGCGTGTTCGACGCCGTCCAGCTGACCGCCGCGGCGGCGCTGCTCGGCCCCCAGGACCACATCCGCGAGATGTGCGAGATCTACCGCCGCCGCCGCGACCTCGTGATCGGGGCGCTCGCGTCGGTCGGCATCGACGTCCCACCGCCGAAGGGCACGATGTACGTGTGGGTGCCGGTGCCGGCGGGCCACACGTCCGTCTCGTTCGCCGAGCTGGTGCTCGACCAGGCCGCCGTCGTCGTCTCGCCGGGATCGTCCTACGGGCCGAACGGCGAGGGCTACGTGCGGCTCTCGCTCACGATCGCCGACGACGACCTGCGCGAGGCCGTCGCGCGCATCGAGACGCACCTCCGCGTCGCCGCCTGA
- the hflX gene encoding GTPase HflX gives MTQITNRDEAPERGVVIASLLPGADGADELTEMRELLRTARVETVETVVQHRRRPDPRSYLGPGKLDELRDLTKELEAEVVVSDDELTPRQQRTLEDALQMRVVDRTAVILDIFAQHAHTAEGKLQVELAQLEYSMARMRGMWKHLERLGGGVGTRGPGETQLESDRRMARRRLSLLRGRLREVASRRGVMRRQRTRSATPAVALAGYTNVGKSTLLNALTGSDVSVDDRLFETLDPTTRAFREEGRSYLVTDTVGFIGKLPHGLVEAFAATLEETLAGDLVLLVADASTGEDGLNRQLDEVRAVLNDIGAGDLPKMLVINKIDAIDPLARRRLQNRFPDAVLISARTGENLAELKRRVADFFASRYVDVRLLVPHAEGSELSALYSTGAPITAREDAAEGVLVTARLPRELVGRFAAYRV, from the coding sequence GTGACCCAGATCACCAACCGCGACGAGGCCCCGGAGCGGGGGGTGGTGATCGCATCTCTCCTGCCCGGCGCCGACGGCGCCGACGAGCTGACGGAGATGCGGGAGCTGCTTCGCACCGCCCGGGTGGAGACGGTCGAGACCGTGGTCCAGCACCGCCGCCGGCCCGACCCGCGCAGCTACCTCGGGCCCGGCAAGCTGGACGAGCTGCGCGACCTCACAAAGGAGCTCGAGGCCGAGGTGGTCGTCTCCGACGACGAGCTGACGCCGCGCCAGCAGCGCACCCTCGAAGACGCCCTGCAGATGCGCGTCGTCGACCGCACGGCGGTCATCCTCGACATCTTCGCCCAGCACGCGCACACGGCCGAGGGCAAGCTCCAGGTCGAGCTGGCCCAGCTCGAGTACTCGATGGCGCGCATGCGGGGCATGTGGAAGCACCTCGAGCGGCTGGGCGGCGGCGTCGGCACCCGCGGCCCGGGCGAGACGCAGCTCGAGTCCGACCGGCGCATGGCCCGGCGGCGGCTCTCGCTCCTGCGCGGGCGCCTGCGCGAGGTCGCCTCGCGGCGCGGCGTCATGCGCCGGCAGCGCACCCGCTCGGCGACGCCCGCGGTGGCGCTGGCGGGCTACACGAACGTGGGCAAGTCGACGCTCCTGAACGCCCTCACGGGCTCGGACGTCAGCGTCGACGACCGCCTGTTCGAGACCCTCGATCCGACCACGCGGGCCTTCCGCGAGGAGGGCCGCTCCTACCTGGTGACCGACACCGTCGGGTTCATCGGCAAGCTGCCGCACGGGCTCGTCGAGGCGTTCGCGGCCACGCTCGAGGAGACGCTCGCCGGCGACCTCGTGCTGCTGGTGGCCGACGCGTCGACCGGCGAGGACGGACTGAACCGGCAGCTCGACGAGGTGCGCGCCGTGCTGAACGACATCGGGGCCGGCGACCTACCCAAGATGCTCGTGATCAACAAGATCGACGCGATCGACCCGCTGGCGCGCCGGCGCCTGCAGAACCGCTTCCCCGACGCCGTCCTCATCTCGGCCCGCACCGGCGAGAACCTGGCCGAGCTGAAGCGGCGGGTGGCCGACTTCTTCGCAAGCAGGTACGTCGACGTGCGCCTGCTCGTGCCGCACGCCGAGGGCAGCGAGCTCTCCGCGCTCTACTCGACCGGCGCGCCGATCACGGCCCGCGAGGATGCCGCCGAGGGCGTGCTGGTGACGGCCCGGCTGCCGCGCGAGCTCGTCGGCCGGTTCGCCGCCTACCGCGTATGA
- the dut gene encoding dUTP diphosphatase yields MTELLVRRLHPDAQMPAGAYDGDAGLDLASVEEVVLQPGERHTVATGLAVAVPAGHAGFVQPRSGLAARQGITVVNSPGLIDAGYRGELKVVLLNTDPDEPFHIRPGDRIAQLVVLALPRITVTEAADLPPSERAERGFGSSTVRPGA; encoded by the coding sequence ATGACCGAGCTGCTCGTCCGCCGCCTGCACCCGGATGCCCAGATGCCGGCGGGGGCCTACGACGGCGACGCGGGCCTCGACCTGGCGAGCGTCGAGGAGGTCGTGCTTCAGCCCGGCGAGCGGCACACCGTCGCCACCGGGCTCGCCGTGGCGGTCCCGGCCGGCCACGCCGGCTTCGTCCAGCCCCGCTCGGGGCTCGCAGCGCGGCAGGGGATCACGGTCGTCAACTCGCCCGGCCTGATCGACGCCGGTTACCGCGGCGAGCTGAAGGTGGTGCTCCTGAACACCGACCCCGACGAGCCGTTCCACATCCGTCCCGGCGACCGCATCGCCCAGCTCGTCGTCCTCGCGCTGCCGCGGATCACGGTGACCGAGGCCGCCGACCTGCCGCCGTCGGAGCGGGCCGAGCGCGGCTTCGGCTCCTCCACGGTGAGACCGGGGGCATGA
- a CDS encoding NUDIX hydrolase, with protein sequence MTGPRIRVGAVIRHGDAVLLLQQRKGDRAYWLLPGGGVEEGESLHVALARELSEECGLEGLRLEGPIAIVESISPSGMRPRKHVVHVIFHADVSGHSLESVTSADGAIHGHRLMHRAELPSIDLRPPIHRFLERWRSGDPFVHLGELWVR encoded by the coding sequence ATGACCGGCCCCCGGATCCGGGTCGGCGCCGTGATCCGCCACGGCGACGCCGTGCTGCTCCTGCAGCAGCGCAAGGGCGACCGCGCGTATTGGCTCCTGCCCGGGGGCGGGGTGGAGGAGGGCGAGTCCCTGCACGTCGCCCTGGCCCGGGAGCTGTCGGAGGAGTGCGGCCTCGAGGGGCTGCGGCTGGAGGGGCCGATCGCCATCGTCGAGTCGATCTCGCCGTCCGGGATGCGCCCGCGCAAGCACGTCGTCCACGTGATCTTCCACGCCGACGTGTCCGGGCACAGCCTCGAGAGCGTGACGTCGGCCGACGGGGCCATCCACGGCCACCGGCTGATGCACCGGGCCGAGCTGCCGTCGATCGACCTGCGCCCGCCGATCCATCGCTTTCTCGAGCGCTGGCGCTCCGGCGACCCGTTCGTGCACCTGGGCGAGCTGTGGGTCCGCTAA
- a CDS encoding GNAT family N-acetyltransferase encodes MSVRAAEPGDSRAIGALATRAWNTAYADLLAPEVLAAMDPVEQAADWHEYLSDLPPADRVWVIGPPGDVWGFARTGPCPDPDAPAGAGEVHGLYLEPVRIGTGLGHALFGHAVSDLEARHDVVCVWQFAANDAAGRFYERAGFLLDGASRPSSFGVVEVRRSRGARR; translated from the coding sequence ATGAGCGTCCGGGCGGCCGAGCCGGGCGACAGCCGGGCGATCGGGGCGCTCGCGACGCGGGCGTGGAACACGGCATATGCCGACCTGCTGGCGCCGGAGGTGCTGGCCGCGATGGATCCGGTCGAGCAGGCGGCAGACTGGCACGAGTACCTGAGCGACCTGCCCCCGGCCGACCGCGTGTGGGTGATCGGGCCGCCCGGCGACGTCTGGGGCTTCGCCCGCACCGGCCCCTGTCCGGACCCGGACGCGCCGGCGGGAGCGGGGGAGGTGCACGGCCTCTACCTCGAGCCCGTCCGCATCGGAACCGGCCTGGGCCACGCGCTCTTCGGCCATGCCGTGTCCGACCTCGAGGCTCGCCACGACGTCGTCTGCGTGTGGCAGTTCGCCGCGAACGACGCCGCCGGCCGCTTCTACGAGCGGGCCGGCTTCCTGCTCGACGGCGCCAGCCGCCCGTCGAGCTTCGGCGTCGTCGAGGTGCGGCGCAGCCGGGGCGCTCGGCGCTAG
- a CDS encoding MurT ligase domain-containing protein has protein sequence MTAFTAKVAAARAAAGLSRRTRAGGGTTLPGKLLLRMAPDAIERMTARLADGSVVISATNGKTTTAKMLAALLEPERRLCRNTAGANLESGVASALLHCDGADLGVFEVDEAALPAVAARLRPRATVLGNLFRDQLDRYGELEAIAARWHQMTAALPAGSQLVRNGDDPLVASLENEGETLTFGIDDEGSALAEMPHASDSKWCPNCGTRLSYERVYLGHMGDWSCPGCGRRRPRLDVWADTLDPLGLDGTRFVLRTPVGDADVELPMPGLYNVYNALAAAAAACAVGGVDVGRMAKGLERFDAAFGRFERLRVGDRDAVLLLAKNPAGANELIRTLATDPSPKQLLVALNDRIADGRDISWIWDVDFELLAGHTQGVVTAGTRAAEMAMRLKYGGVGGERLEVAGGIDAGLDRALAGGEGPVYLLGTYTAMLELRAVLERRGVVRPYWEAA, from the coding sequence GTGACCGCATTCACCGCCAAGGTCGCCGCCGCCCGGGCGGCCGCAGGCCTGTCGCGGCGAACGCGCGCGGGCGGCGGCACCACGCTGCCGGGGAAGCTGCTCCTGCGCATGGCCCCCGACGCCATCGAGCGCATGACGGCGCGGCTGGCGGACGGCTCGGTGGTGATCTCGGCGACGAACGGCAAGACGACCACCGCCAAGATGCTCGCAGCGCTGCTCGAGCCCGAGCGGCGCCTGTGCCGGAATACGGCGGGCGCGAACCTCGAGTCCGGCGTGGCCTCGGCGCTGCTCCACTGCGACGGCGCCGACCTGGGCGTCTTCGAGGTCGACGAGGCGGCGCTGCCCGCCGTCGCCGCCCGCCTGCGGCCGCGCGCGACCGTGCTCGGCAACCTCTTCCGCGACCAGCTCGACCGCTACGGCGAGCTCGAGGCGATCGCCGCCCGCTGGCACCAGATGACCGCCGCGCTCCCGGCCGGCTCGCAGCTCGTGCGAAACGGCGACGACCCGCTCGTCGCCTCGCTCGAGAACGAGGGCGAGACGCTCACCTTCGGCATCGACGACGAGGGCTCGGCGCTGGCGGAGATGCCGCACGCGAGCGACTCCAAGTGGTGCCCGAACTGCGGGACGCGGCTGTCCTACGAGCGCGTCTACCTCGGTCATATGGGCGATTGGAGCTGCCCGGGCTGCGGGCGGCGGCGGCCGCGGCTCGACGTCTGGGCGGACACGCTCGACCCGCTCGGGCTCGACGGCACCCGCTTCGTCCTGCGCACGCCCGTCGGCGACGCCGACGTCGAGCTGCCGATGCCGGGGCTCTACAACGTCTACAACGCGCTCGCAGCGGCGGCCGCCGCGTGCGCCGTCGGCGGCGTCGACGTTGGCCGGATGGCGAAGGGCCTCGAGCGCTTCGACGCCGCGTTCGGGCGGTTCGAGCGGCTCCGGGTGGGCGATCGCGACGCCGTGCTCCTGCTGGCCAAGAACCCCGCCGGCGCGAACGAGCTCATCCGCACTCTGGCGACCGACCCGAGCCCCAAGCAGCTGCTCGTCGCCCTGAACGACCGCATCGCCGACGGGCGCGACATCTCCTGGATCTGGGACGTCGACTTCGAGCTCCTGGCCGGCCACACCCAGGGCGTCGTCACCGCCGGGACGCGGGCCGCCGAGATGGCCATGCGCCTGAAGTACGGCGGCGTCGGCGGCGAGCGGCTCGAGGTGGCCGGCGGCATCGACGCCGGGCTCGACCGGGCGCTCGCGGGCGGCGAGGGGCCGGTCTATCTGCTCGGCACCTACACGGCCATGCTGGAGCTGCGGGCCGTGCTCGAGCGCCGCGGCGTCGTTCGGCCCTACTGGGAGGCTGCGTGA